The region CGAAGCTGATGCCGGGCTTCGCGAAGCGCGGCGTCGTGCCGGAGAGCGGCGGCACGTGGTACTTGCCGCGCCTGGTCGGCTGGGCGAAGGCGTGCGAGCTCTCGTTCCTCGGCGACGACCTCTCACCCGAGCGCTCGCTCGAGCTCGGCCTCGTCAACGCGATCGTGCCCGCCGCGGACCTGACAGCTCGCGCGCAGGAGTGGGCGCAGAAGATCGCGAACAACGCACCACTCGCGATCAAGTCGATGAAGCGCCTGTTCCGCCACGGCCTCAGCCAGGATTTCGAGTCGCACACGCATCACGTGCTGCTGCAGACGATCCTGCTGTTCCGCTCGAAGGACTTCGCGGAGGGCATCTCGTCGTTCATGCAGAAGCGCGCGCCGAAGTTCGAGGGGCGTTGATGGAGATCCTGTTCGTCTCGGGCGTCTCGCCGATCGCGCGCGACCCCGCCGCGGGGCAGCGTTTCTACCGCGACACGCTCGGGCTCCCGCTGCTCACGAACGCGCAGAACTCCGACTACGTCGCGATGGACGGCTTCGGCGGCGTGAAGCACTTCGGCGTGTGGGCGCTCGCCGACGCGGC is a window of Deltaproteobacteria bacterium DNA encoding:
- a CDS encoding enoyl-CoA hydratase/isomerase family protein, translated to MSELFVERKDHVATLTLNRPDRMNAISTKMLSLLGDALKECDDDIDTRVIVLTGAGRGFCSGLDLKDAAAGTGIGGSGTLSAGGGAAHISSREIPTVTLHRIDTPVICAINGPAAGYGLDLALGCDMRLIADTAKLMPGFAKRGVVPESGGTWYLPRLVGWAKACELSFLGDDLSPERSLELGLVNAIVPAADLTARAQEWAQKIANNAPLAIKSMKRLFRHGLSQDFESHTHHVLLQTILLFRSKDFAEGISSFMQKRAPKFEGR